CCATCTCCTCAAGTAACATCATTCCAGTGTACTGCAttatagaagaaaaagaaaaatcatgAAAAACAAACATCAATAAACTATTCTAAAATTGAAAGTTGAACTCCTTATATAATAACCATATTTTAATTATTCGCAAATATTTGCTACTTGCAAGCATTTGAATAATGCCAAATATTTATATAGGCCAtgacaaaataaaacaaaacaaagagaaGGGAGGGGAGGGGAGGGGAGGGGAGGGGAGGAGGGAAAGGGATTTTGATAGGTGTAGAACATGACGACCAACAATCCAAAAAACATGCCAGCTCAGAACTTCACAGTTTTAAATATTCATACAAGTCATTACTTCTTAATGAACAATACCTGGAACAGAGTTTCAAACTCTATGCGAACCATCtcagaattttctttgcctcgcCACCTCTTTGGCATATAATGTGTATGCTGGACCACCACAGACATGGCCCCTTCTGGGTCAAGGACCAGAAGCTCATCTGTAATAGCAGCCCTGCTAATAGCCGTTATAGTTCCAAAAACAGCAGCATACCAAAGCAAGTTGCGACCAAATATCTGCAAAATATTTCTGTTAAAAACAGTAGAAAGATTAATGATACATGTAACACATCAAGCAATCATGAGCATATTACATGACCCTCTAGTAGAGACTCCTCCAGAAATGCGATGATGATCAGAATAGCAGCAAAGCCCCCAGAAACAAAAGATATGAACTTCGCAATAATAGAGATGATAGGAGAGGGAAATTGCTTTAGATAATCTGATGCAAGTATCACACTGCTATTGATTCTGTGCTTGAACAAGTGGTCCACCTGCAACACAAAAGCAATAGTATGCATGAaaccaacatatatatatttgtatatatatacccacacatgagagagagagagagattattgACCAGATAACAAGGAAACAGGTCTGAAAGCAAAAGATAGAAAAATTCCACTATCACCATAAGGATCTCTAACCTAATTTACTGAATGTGCAAGCTCTGGCTAACTAGCACTAACTGGCTAAATTATGCCAGGGAAAAAGCTCCATGTAGAAAAGAGAAATTACTGTTACCTCATTGAATTCCCTAAAGATCCACTTTGACAAATTAGACCATCTACGAGATGATGCTGTGCTCGGATGATTATAGAACTGTTCAGCATGCCTCAGGAAGAGATAAACTAGCATGAAAATGACTATAAACGGCGAAAGAAGAAGCATTGCAAGACCTACTACCATCAACCTTTTCTTCAAGGTTCTAGGATTAGATATAAAATCCCTTCGTACACAGAAGTTTCTGTAAaatcaaataaacaaaaataagaaaagaaacgtACACATACAACTACAACTTTTCAACGAAGTAACAGTCTTTGATGTTTACAAATATTTGTATAGCCATGGGAATCAACAAAACTTCGACCAAAATTTTGGGATTTACAAATCAGATCCCCATTTTCCATTTCAAACAATATAGCCATAATATACAAATCTTCAGTAAACAGCTACAAGCTCAAAAGAATTAAATTAAACATGTTCAAGAGGGTCTGACAAAAAACTTAAGTTAATTCTAGTTCTTTCTCCACACTGAAAAGCATCTATCATTAAATTTAGAAGGTTATTTCAATGAAGAATAATGATCAAGAGTCAAGACAACTAAGGTTTTTGGTATAATATCCTAAGGTTTCATAATAGAAGCATTCTAGTATAGTATCCAATGTGAGAATAATGAGCACGCGAATTtgagtatttttcacaaaattctatggcttaaaaaaaattcaatcaagcTTCTCTAATAATACAAAAGCAGTTCTAACTCTGCAGACTTTATTCTACATCTGCTATTAGATAATTCGGGTGaagaaaataatatgataaagtcTTGTGCACATAAGTTGACTTTCAAATCTCAACATGAATAAAAAATACGAGATATGAAATGTTCTTTAGTTCAGTTTTCAACATACCGATCAAACATGCTCTGCAAGATGCACCAATTTAAAGTCCATTCAAGGGTCTTTGTCAGTATGAGACGGTGCCGCTCTCCATTCAAACCAAATTTGACAGTTGGACCCACACCTGGCACCAACTGTGAGATAGGAAATGCAAGCACGCCCTTGTTAAGCATACCAATCAAGTAATTTTCCTTCCGCATCAGCCGCATCACCACGTCATGAGCAGAGAGATCCTTAACCACACAAAGCCGCTCTGAACTCTGCAATTGCACAACCTTTTCAAGAATTGTTGCCCATGGCATGGTTTGAATTTCATTGTCTGTAACACAAAGACTGCAGCAATATAGCGTTAATCATTTTCTTTCAAGTACACGAAAGTCAGTATAGTATATATGGCATTATACAGAAGTTTAAATAATGCTCCAGTACATATAAAGGTTATATATCACAATTAGACACACCTGTTGTAATAGAAGTGACGGATTCCAAGAGTTCCCCTTAACTGAGCAAAAAATCTCAAGAaacaaaagatccaataaatggaaaatattCCCAAATAACCTACAATTATAGCTTTAGAAAGCGTTAGTGGGGTTAATGGGTGTGTATGAAGAGCTTCCTTGGCAAGATCACATGGCTTAATTCCAGATTCGATTGCATCCATTCCACATTTTGCATTACGAAGACCATTCCAATCAACAAATAACAAGAAAAACCCTGAGAAACAAATGGTGAAGCCCAAGCTCAGAAGCTCAACCACCCATTTTATGATAATACACCAAAGTCCTTTCTCACAATAGTAGCTGTAGAGCTTTTCAAAGAACAGGTCGAGATCAGCAATAGGTTCCACATTCAAACTCTCACCATTAAGTAGCCCCGAAGGGCTCTCACTACCAGGACTCAGTATCCTTCCATAAGCAGATAATTCAATCTCAGGAGGCTCATCATTAAGTAACCCTGCTGTCAAAGAAGATTGACCTTGCAACTTCCACTTGAATATGCCGTTAGAATTGGTACCCCTTGACCCACTGAACATCATTCACAAAGACTGACTGAGGTCAAATACAGCCAGTCCATTCCCCAAACAACCTTAACAGTCAATGCAAAGTTCTGGAGAACAGAGAAAATCGTATAAGTTCTTTCTACTAGCACCCTTATAAACCATTTCAAATTTGTCATGAAACTAAAGAAAAAATAGTTCAAGTAAAAGAAGCAACTGCGTACAAGCATTCAAGCTTATAACAACAAACTTATGCAACTTTATCAAACCGAATTATTCTATATAGAGATTACTCATATAAATGCTCAAGCAACCAAGTGAAAACTTCCATAGTATAGTTTCACCTGTTAATTAACGAATGAAAAATTGGAGTGAAGCACCGCTATTTATAATACCTTAAAATTTGAAATGATCATGCcactaaatatattttttgtaCAACTATAGAGTAACATTATAAATTTCAACCAAAAAAAGGACCAACTATAACTCCTATATTTCTTCTACATTCTAAAATAATCATCCACAAACAAATCTTCTGAAAATAAGAATGGGCAATATAAATttaattcaaccaaacttaaaatgGGCATTCAAACGTACAATGCAATAGTTCACATTTCGGAACCAATAATCTTATGGAAAGAAGGGTTACAACTTCCTTACTATAGATGATTACTGCCACAATCCAATCATTGAGTTTACAATCTCAACAAGGGAACTGGTATTTTCATATCAGAATAAACATAAGATGAAACCCAAATAAAAGTGGAAACCCCAGACcctttagataaaaaaaaaaagaagggaatCTATATAGATAAGAGAATAACTTCTAAAAATGAATGGTTGAACAAAACCCACATGAGAAACAATTCAATTACCGTTTATTTTTTGCTTGGAATGTTATAAAAAATTACAGAATAAATAAGTTGATGCAGAGCAAAAACAGAAACTTTTACCTCCAACCCAGAAGCCAATACAAAGCAGTTCGCCGACACGGATGAATTTAGTCAAAATCAATGAAATTAAAGATACCCAGAAACGAAATCAGCTCCAAAAACAAAGAATATGATAGGTATGAAAAGAGTAAATTGGGATAATGGGATTTTTTTGATTGAGGCAAAGGAAAATCctaagagggagagagagggacaAAAGGACTAGGTGGGGTTTGGTTGCGTGGAAGAAAgaggaattttctgaaaaatagtttctttttatttaaattataatctGACGAAAGAGTAGAGAAGAGAAGACGGTGTTTCTCTCTTTGGTTTTTGAGACACTAAACAATacaatattcatatatatatgtatgtatatgtgtatatgaTTAGGCATAGAAGACGTGAAGTTGAGTGAATCCTCTTCGAACTTAATAAATTTTCAACCTTTCTCTCTTAAACTTAAACcttatggaaaaaaaaattgaacttctTCTAGCTTTTGCCCCAATAAAAAGGACAAAAACAGAATAAAATAAAGAAACTTCAcagaagaaaacagaggaagcAACAAGacgggtttttttttttttttttgtgcaacgTAAAGAGTTTCTTTTTTTCactttaaatttttattattattttatttatgacTACTACTACTTCTTCGTTAAGGCTCGTAAGAGTTTGACAATTATGGAAGGTTAATAAGTtactattaaattttaattttccaCGGTTAATTTTTTTCGCATAAAACTTATTAATTACTTATATCACTCTTGaggtaaaatatataattttttataatatataaaaaaaaattgtcaaatagtataaagttttattttaactaaatgaatagtatttctttatatatatatatgaaaatactattcatcaagctataaatattttattatttttttataaatttttgtatatatacaagtgtgatattattatatttaattattttatttcttaaaatgaataaaatatttttaaaaaatataatatttaaattatatagagaaaaaataaaaaagttgatgtatggtataatgtaaaaatttgaggtaaattataaaaataaatatgttttggtggtgtatttgtaatacactttctttataatatttagctaaaactcacaaaaacatcttctatgagctcatttatacatatatttataatagttatgcACAAACTACAATTAGTCCATATTTACATttacatattatttatataatattttaatattattatttttcattataagctttctctctcccatttagtatatttttttttcttttttaattactttattttactttaattaataaaatatgtttaaagatataatttttaaatgatgtagagaaatacaTAGAGAAtgtgatgtatggtataatggaaaacttagaggtaaaatataaaaatgtgtgttttggggAAGTATTTTAAAATATGGAGTAGAAACATCCATTGGGAGTGTTCTTAGTAATTATATATAACGatgttttttaataaaaatataaaagaaaattaaatgtTGTTTGATGTTTTGAAAATGTGTGTAGATTCTATAACTATTTGTTTTTAgggattatatatttttatattgtgTCGTGTTTCATTATTTGTTTGtattctgtgtt
The genomic region above belongs to Humulus lupulus chromosome 1, drHumLupu1.1, whole genome shotgun sequence and contains:
- the LOC133785273 gene encoding autophagy-related protein 9; protein product: MMFSGSRGTNSNGIFKWKLQGQSSLTAGLLNDEPPEIELSAYGRILSPGSESPSGLLNGESLNVEPIADLDLFFEKLYSYYCEKGLWCIIIKWVVELLSLGFTICFSGFFLLFVDWNGLRNAKCGMDAIESGIKPCDLAKEALHTHPLTPLTLSKAIIVGYLGIFSIYWIFCFLRFFAQLRGTLGIRHFYYNSLCVTDNEIQTMPWATILEKVVQLQSSERLCVVKDLSAHDVVMRLMRKENYLIGMLNKGVLAFPISQLVPGVGPTVKFGLNGERHRLILTKTLEWTLNWCILQSMFDRNFCVRRDFISNPRTLKKRLMVVGLAMLLLSPFIVIFMLVYLFLRHAEQFYNHPSTASSRRWSNLSKWIFREFNEVDHLFKHRINSSVILASDYLKQFPSPIISIIAKFISFVSGGFAAILIIIAFLEESLLEGHIFGRNLLWYAAVFGTITAISRAAITDELLVLDPEGAMSVVVQHTHYMPKRWRGKENSEMVRIEFETLFQYTGMMLLEEMASIFLTPYLLLFVVPQRVDDILQFIADFTEHVDGVGDVCSFSAFDFQKHGNSNYGSPHNASPTQRSSQGKMEKSFLSFQSTYPSWEPNAEGKQFLSNLRTFREQQMRQGQGTRLPYSPPRMWQGNLTLRGHLSRDMPQYSPGTGYHMGSLWLIDADQKSHPYLLDWYYTSHPHHQTSHSGDIEEAIEATEQQFGDYWTPPNLTQHNAGYEDNLNLDLHTQHNTTHGDYFVQQYNSNLGASTSGSFFRESDIQNQELGSLALPNRSHWWDRRNLQGVQPQASFLEPPDFNRNHDDNSSDRSTEEQNPHLDWRNSRKLSQTTYMDDLDTGGISLHFDDIYSRPPETPRIDPEA